The following coding sequences are from one Leptolyngbya sp. NIES-3755 window:
- a CDS encoding oxygen-independent coproporphyrinogen III oxidase (similar to AA sequence:cyanobase_aa:LBDG_52990) → MEFNSPSSAYVHIPFCRRRCFYCDFPISVVGDQRNGSNSGTIAQYVEKLCEEIERSDNFGEPLRTVFFGGGTPSLLSVSQFQQILETLDRQFGILPNAEISMEIDPGTFDLAQIKGFKSAGANRISLGVQAFQSEILKACGRTHVVEDIYSSIDLIHQAGIENYSLDLISGLPHQTIEIWQESLEKAIALSPTHLSIYDLTIEPQTPFGKQLKPGEKPLPSDELTADLYRIAQRTLTDTGYEHYEISNYAKPGYQCQHNRVYWENRSFYGFGMGATSYLSGHRLSRPRKLREYYDWIRESYSIKLEQASQIEYLLDSLMTGLRLKEGIDLEQLTERFGKNAIAKILDCLKPYEKAFWVVITPERIRLTDPEGFLFSNVILTKLFATFED, encoded by the coding sequence TTCCGCGTATGTGCATATCCCGTTCTGTCGAAGGCGCTGTTTCTACTGCGATTTTCCAATCTCTGTAGTCGGGGATCAGCGCAACGGTAGTAATTCTGGAACGATCGCTCAATATGTTGAAAAGCTCTGTGAAGAGATTGAGCGATCGGATAATTTTGGTGAACCGTTAAGAACTGTATTTTTTGGTGGAGGAACCCCCTCGCTTTTATCAGTTTCACAATTTCAGCAGATTTTAGAAACGCTCGATCGACAATTCGGTATTCTTCCAAACGCAGAAATCTCGATGGAGATCGATCCCGGCACATTCGACTTAGCTCAAATCAAAGGCTTCAAATCAGCAGGAGCAAATCGAATTAGTTTAGGAGTCCAAGCGTTTCAATCTGAAATTCTTAAAGCTTGTGGCAGAACTCATGTTGTAGAAGATATTTATAGTTCGATCGACTTAATTCACCAAGCAGGCATTGAGAATTACAGCTTGGATTTGATTTCAGGACTGCCGCATCAAACGATCGAGATTTGGCAAGAATCACTCGAAAAAGCGATCGCACTTTCTCCGACGCATTTATCGATTTACGATTTAACGATCGAGCCTCAAACACCATTTGGCAAACAGTTGAAACCTGGAGAGAAACCTTTACCTTCAGATGAACTCACTGCTGATCTTTATCGAATCGCTCAACGAACTTTAACTGATACTGGCTATGAGCATTACGAGATTTCTAACTACGCGAAACCCGGTTATCAATGTCAACACAATCGCGTTTATTGGGAGAATCGATCGTTTTATGGATTTGGCATGGGAGCGACCAGTTATCTAAGTGGTCATCGCCTTTCCAGACCCCGAAAACTCCGAGAGTATTACGATTGGATCAGAGAATCGTATTCAATTAAGCTTGAGCAAGCATCACAGATTGAGTATTTATTAGATAGTTTGATGACCGGATTGCGATTGAAAGAAGGGATTGATTTAGAACAATTAACCGAGCGATTTGGAAAAAATGCGATCGCCAAAATTCTAGACTGCTTAAAACCCTACGAAAAAGCCTTCTGGGTTGTCATCACACCGGAGAGAATTCGGCTAACTGATCCAGAAGGCTTCTTGTTTTCAAATGTAATTCTGACAAAACTATTTGCCAC